A genomic segment from Vanessa cardui chromosome 30, ilVanCard2.1, whole genome shotgun sequence encodes:
- the LOC124542208 gene encoding zinc finger protein-like, producing MDDNNEAVIQSICCTCLSVDRKLTQLCRVENGINCLFFLLSHDSEAYQAMFEKEAVSLYVCWECRALMHRFCKFRDQACVAQKQLTSISDGKCDIKMHNTLSKLSQHHQNMYNDTIVSNNDILYNFIDCGPDIDQIKTEYDNEIPLLEIPILETNVIEKTANIDETRVTDSQLKIEIKPLLKNVKSNLKKENTDKKDRLIRKRKKLISKEVDSSDEEVNYSTIEMSEKEMLESREAMKVLGSYVNASNKCESCVEGFKDYNELEKHNLELHVQKPRYIQCDICLVYIKYWWLAEHRKEHYTRYRCNFCEHTTANVLDILKHLKTVHGTSNIVSRIWQRVKRRAVQTNPALKTRRTEKLEVKTPFGYLCYECNKYFENKYLRYKHILKFHREGFKCKTCGKTFAFKNTLNKHEQVHAPPLPREKCSICEKMVRVDRVKTHARIHSDRKPFDCVACDKRFVSLDSYEKHLKNSSVHAVHDVHKYKCTMCEKGFRTITELNDHTNYIHMKRTHHKCPICNKALATRRGVTRHVRRAHQGLKEKIGDKILCQTCGKAFRDKKCLQEHELIHTGEKPLSCDICGRTFRQSACLYTHKRRVHKVAPKRQIIHTEDINVLNNKVS from the exons atggaTGATAACAATGAAGCCGTGATACAAAGCATTTGTTGTACATGTTTAAGTGTCGATAGGAAATTAACACAACTCTGTCGAGTCGAAAATGGTatcaattgtttgttttttctaCTTTCTCACGACTCGGAAGCTTATCAG GCAATGTTCGAAAAGGAAGCTGTTAGTCTGTACGTCTGCTGGGAGTGCCGCGCTCTGATGCATAGATTCTGCAAGTTCAGGGATCAGGCCTGCGTCGCTCAAAAACAACTGACCAGCATATCTGATGGGAAATGTGat aTAAAAATGCACAATACTCTATCAAAATTATCACAGCATCACCAAAACATGTACAACGATACAATTGTAtcaaacaatgatattctataCAATTTCATTGATTGCGGACCAGATATCGATCAGATAAAGACTGAATATGACAATGAAATTCCTCTACTAGAAATACCTATATTAGAAACAAATGTGATAGAAAAAACAGCTAACATAGATGAAACAAGAGTTACAGATAGCCaactaaaaatagaaataaaacctcttttgaagaatgtaaaatcgaatttaaaaaaggaaaatacaGATAAGAAAGATAGGCTGATTAGAAAAAGGAAAAAGTTGATTTCCAAGGAGGTTGACAGTTCGGATGAAGAAGTTAATTATTCGACGATAGAAATGTCTGAAAAAGAAATGTTGGAATCTCGGGAGGCTATGAAGGTTTTGGGGAGCTATGTGAATGCGTCGAATAAATGTGAATCTTGTGTCGAAGGTTTTAAGGATTATAATGAATTGGAGAAACATAATTTGGAGCTGCATGTGCAG aagCCGAGGTACATACAATGTGACATATGCCTCGTTTACATAAAGTACTGGTGGCTCGCTGAGCACAGGAAAGAGCACTACACGAGGTACAGGTGTAACTTCTGTGAGCACACCACGGCCAATGTTTTGGACATATTGAAACACTTGAAGACAGTCCACGGCACCAGCAACATAGTCTCAAGGATATGGCAAAGG GTTAAAAGGAGAGCAGTGCAAACGAATCCGGCTCTGAAAACACGAAGGACCGAAAAGCTGGAAGTCAAAACACCGTTTGGTTATCTGTGCTACGAGTGCAATAAATATTTCGA GAACAAGTATCTCCGATACAAGCACATACTCAAGTTCCACAGGGAGGGATTCAAGTGCAAGACATGCGGGAAGACGTTCGCGTTCAAGAACACGCTGAACAAGCACGAACA AGTCCACGCGCCCCCGTTGCCTCGGGAGAAGTGTTCGATATGCGAGAAGATGGTGCGCGTTGACCGCGTGAAGACCCACGCGAGGATCCACAGCGATAGGAAACCTTTCGACTGCGTGGCGTGCGACAAGCGCTTCGTATCCCTGGACTCGTACGAGAAGCACTTGAAGAATTCGAGCGTTCACGCCGTGCACGATGTACACAA ATATAAATGCACGATGTGTGAAAAGGGTTTCAGGACGATAACGGAGCTCAACGACCATACAAATTACATACACATGAAGAGGACGCATCATAAATGTCCAATATGCAATAAG GCGCTGGCGACGCGTCGTGGCGTCACCCGCCACGTCCGACGAGCCCACCAGGGCCTTAAAGAGAAGATAGGAGATAAGATACTGTGTCAGACCTGTGGAAAGGCGTTCCgg gACAAAAAGTGCCTTCAAGAACATGAATTAATACACACCGGTGAGAAGCCTCTGTCTTGTGATATCTGTGGGCGCACATTCAGGCAGAGTGCCTGCCTGTACACACACAAGCGCAGAGTGCACAAGGTGGCCCCGAAACGACAGATTATACACACTGAGGATAttaatgttttgaataataaagtGTCATGA
- the LOC124542215 gene encoding facilitated trehalose transporter Tret1-like, with amino-acid sequence MSSCHYEEVRNDTDCEEDQKESVQSILKQTFIATTVWMQYFVAGLCVGAPTVFIPQIRNEANSTTIIDDELGSWLYSTSSFAMYPWIFILPMMASRYGRKLPQLVTAVCTTITFVILYYAQNPYHILVSEVLQGFIYGGNITIRILITTEYTSAKYRGLFLSIKSACFFWGIWVANAIGTYFYWKNIAIVGFFCSIYTYTVIFWPESPYWLASKERFEECKTSYRWIYGYSVHSEKKLKDLISWYNDREDNVDFFKMLRDKEFYKPILLCMSTVIQYHLSGKVVCFLYILDIFKSITSDTATAYAAMLILDGVSVFGMYVGSYLSKVLKRRTLYMWTSFIGVFFLLMISIYLYLVRFSILTENNYITIGLLAIYTISISCGPMILCLSIYGEFIPIKYQLYSYMITGLTFAVFFSAVVKLTPSILAAFGVDGTFLFYFVTFGLCTVYLYVYMPETKNKTQKEIELFFKDDSIKNSESSPLK; translated from the exons atgagCTCCTGTCATTACGAAGAAGTGAGAAATGATACTGATTGTGAGGAGGATCAAAAGGAATCGGTTCAATCAATTTTGAAACAG ACATTCATAGCAACAACAGTATGGATGCAGTATTTTGTGGCGGGCCTGTGTGTTGGCGCACCCACAGTATTTATACCACAGATAAGAAATGAAGCTAATTCAACAACTATCATTGATGACGAACTGGGCTCTTGGCttt ATTCTACAAGCAGCTTCGCCATGTACCCCTGGATTTTTATCCTACCAATGATGGCGAGCCGCTACGGTAGGAAACTACCACAACTCGTGACAGCTGTCTGCACGACGATAACATTCGTGATCCTCTACTACGCTCAAAATCCGTATCACATTCTGGTCTCTGAAGTCCTACAAGGATTTATTTACGGTGGAAATATAACGATACGAATCCTCATAACAACTGAATACACATCAGCAAAATATCGCGGGTTATTCTTGTCAATTAAATCAGCGTGTTTCTTCTGGGGAATATGGGTCGCTAATGCAATTGGTACATACTTCTATTGGAAAAACATTGCTATAGTCGGTTTCTTTTGTTCGATATATACTTACACTGTTATATTTTGGCCCGAATCACCATATTGGTTGGCAAGTAAAGAGAGGTTTGAAGAGTGTAAAACGTCGTATAGATGGATATACGGTTACAGTGTGCATTCAGAAAAGAAATTAAAGGATTTGATATCTTGGTACAATGATAGAGAGGACAATGTCGACTTTTTTAAAATGCTCAGAGACAAAGAGTTTTATAAACCGATATTATTGTGCATGTCAACAGTTATACAGTATCATTTATCGGGAAAAGTCgtatgttttttgtatatattggaTATTTTTAAGAGTATTACAAGCGATACGGCCACCGCGTATGCAGCTATGTTGATTCTGGATGGTGTTTCAGTTTTCGGCATGTATGTCGGTTCGTATTTATCAAAAGTCCTAAAACGCCGAACGCTGTACATGTGGACGTCATTTATTGGTGTATTCTTCTTATTGATGATATCGATATACTTGTATCTTGTTAGGTTTTCAATTTTAAccgaaaataattacataacaataGGTTTACTAGCGATATATACGATATCAATTAGTTGTGGGCCAATGATCTTATGTTTATCTATTTATGGTGAATTTATTCCCATAAAATATCAATTGTATTCATATATGATAACGGGGCTGACATTTGCTGTATTTTTCTCCGCTGTGGTTAAATTAACACCATCGATTCTAGCTGCTTTCGGTGTAGACGGTACTTTTCTATTTTACTTCGTAACGTTTGGTTTATGTACAgtatatttatacgtatacaTGCcggaaactaaaaataaaacacaaaaagaaATCGAGTTATTTTTTAAGGATGATAGTATAAAGAATTCGGAAAGCAGTCctcttaaataa
- the LOC124542338 gene encoding zinc finger protein 99-like, with amino-acid sequence MEDTSELTLKNICCTCLSVDRNLMQLSRVDDGVNKLFFLLSYDSDAYEAMFQKDAVKLFICWECKALMVKLCKFRNQACIAQKQLTDITDGKVDLKSKIITLSQLTHYHQTSYDIEYVANDETIDNFIDCGPDIDFIKTESDTDDIPLSNLHKIKNNEPLSNDVTENNSDRYTVEKKIKHSNDKDLTDDKSDLYSIIQMSEDEMTASIEKRKCMDSYVNASSKCESCVEGFKDYNELEKHNLELHVEKHKHIQCDICYVYIKQKAFSEHRDEHYRKYMCNTCDFVFYSLEILAKHLKLEHSFDIKWSKIRRKIIKMSESKSKRNKTDSKTQNGYLCMECNKYFENKNKRYKHIQKFHRDGFECSTCGKKFAFKNTLNRHEILHRGPLPREQCPTCGKMVRADLRQSHARTHALRQAHDCRACDKSFVSRASYENHLKYSRRHAVTDVLKYKCSMCEKGYRSRGELRDHVNYQHMGKTQHKCPICDKALATRRCITRHVRRAHHGVKENARDKICQTCGKAFRDKKCLREHELIHTGERPLSCDVCGRSFRQSASLYTHKKRIHNIVPKQRIVLHTDSEKNEINV; translated from the exons ATGGAAGATACTTCTgagttaacattaaaaaatatctgttgTACATGTTTAAGTGTAGATAGAAATTTAATGCAGCTTAGTCGTGTTGACGATggtgtaaataaattgttttttctaCTATCATATGATTCTGACGCCTATGAG GCAATGTTCCAAAAAGATGCCGTTAAATTGTTCATCTGCTGGGAGTGTAAGGCTCTCATGGTGAAGCTGTGCAAGTTCAGGAACCAGGCTTGTATCGCACAGAAACAGTTAACTGATATCACGGACGGTAAAGTTGAT ttaaaatcaAAGATCATAACTCTTTCACAACTAACACATTACCACCAAACGTCATACGATATAGAATATGTCGCAAACGATGAAACTATCGATAATTTCATAGATTGTGGACCGGATATAGATTTTATCAAAACGGAAAGCGACACTGACGATATACCACTGTCGAATTtgcataaaatcaaaaataatgaaCCTCTTTCGAATGACGTCACTGAAAATAATTCTGACAGATATaccgttgaaaaaaaaattaaacattcaaaTGACAAAGATTTGACAGATGATAAAAGtgatttatattctataattcaAATGTCAGAAGATGAAATGACAGCGAGTATAGAGAAGAGAAAATGTATGGACAGTTACGTCAACGCGTCAAGCAAATGTGAGTCGTGTGTGGAAGGATTTAAAGACTATAATGAACTGGAGAAGCACAATCTGGAGTTACATGTcgag AAACATAAACACATACAATGTGATATATGTTATGTGTATATAAAGCAGAAAGCGTTCTCCGAACACAGAGATGAACACTATAGGAAATATATGTGCAATACATGCGACTTTGTGTTTTATAGTCTGGAGATATTAGCTAAACATTTGAAGCTTGAACATTCGTTTGATATTAAGTGGAGTAAG ATCAGAAGAAAGATTATAAAGATGTCGGAATCGAAATCTAAACGAAATAAGACAGATTCGAAAACTCAGAACGGATATCTCTGTATGGAATGCAACAAATATTTCGA aaacaaaaataaaagatacaagCACATACAGAAGTTCCACAGAGACGGTTTTGAGTGTTCAACTTGTGGAAAGAAGTTTGCCTTCAAAAATACTCTCAATAGACATGAGAT ACTCCACCGCGGTCCGCTGCCTCGAGAACAGTGCCCCACATGCGGCAAGATGGTGCGCGCAGACTTGCGACAGTCGCACGCGCGCACCCACGCGCTGCGACAGGCGCACGACTGTCGCGCGTGCGACAAGAGCTTCGTATCTCGCGCGTCATATGAGAACCACCTCAAGTACTCACGTCGGCACGCCGTCACAGATGTCCTCAA ATACAAATGTTCAATGTGCGAGAAAGGCTACAGATCTCGGGGGGAACTTCGCGATCACGTAAATTACCAGCACATGGGGAAGACGCAGCACAAGTGCCCCATATGTGATAAG gcGTTAGCTACTCGTCGCTGTATAACCCGCCACGTCAGACGCGCCCACCACGGCGTGAAGGAGAACGCGAGGGACAAAATATGCCAGACTTGTGGGAAGGCGTTTCGG GATAAGAAGTGCCTTCGGGAACACGAGCTGATCCACACGGGCGAGAGGCCGCTGTCGTGCGACGTCTGCGGACGTTCGTTCAGACAGAGCGCGTCACTGTACACGCACAAGAAGCGAATCCATAACATTGTGCCGAAGCAGCGGATTGTTTTGCACACGGACAGCGAGAAGaacgaaataaatgtttaa